One window from the genome of Actinoplanes teichomyceticus ATCC 31121 encodes:
- a CDS encoding bulb-type lectin domain-containing protein, whose product MFTDVGAALRGDPWQADLAPGRSVFRGAALRSTDGRYWLWMQPDGNLVLYRVTASGSTPLWVKGNLRGYRLTNQNDGNLVLYDHANRPLWASNTVGENRTTLALQNDGNLVLYRQDGKAVWASMTV is encoded by the coding sequence ATGTTCACCGACGTAGGCGCCGCACTGCGCGGCGACCCATGGCAAGCCGACCTCGCGCCGGGCCGATCCGTGTTCCGCGGAGCCGCGCTGCGCTCAACCGACGGCCGCTATTGGTTGTGGATGCAGCCCGACGGAAACCTGGTCCTCTATCGCGTCACCGCCTCCGGCAGCACCCCGCTGTGGGTAAAAGGAAACCTGCGCGGCTACCGGCTCACCAACCAGAACGACGGCAACCTGGTGCTGTACGACCACGCGAACCGGCCGCTCTGGGCATCCAACACTGTCGGCGAGAACCGCACGACGCTGGCATTGCAGAACGACGGCAACCTGGTGCTCTACCGGCAAGACGGCAAAGCAGTCTGGGCATCGATGACGGTATGA
- a CDS encoding SUKH-4 family immunity protein has product MPDSIRQVLEQRGVPERSVGGEYLALESAVFLERPEGLLAFGKSGLDGRICVDVYSLEVVHVPTPGGCTINSVNSNLILFSSCVEAVFSRFPFYSYETVEELGERVAESLREELSRIDSSVGEHNGFWETFLDDVAIGDYADEEYERAG; this is encoded by the coding sequence GTGCCGGATTCCATCCGGCAGGTGCTGGAGCAGCGGGGGGTCCCTGAGCGTAGCGTTGGCGGAGAATACCTCGCTCTCGAGTCGGCGGTCTTCTTGGAAAGACCCGAAGGTCTGCTGGCCTTCGGCAAAAGCGGGCTGGATGGACGTATTTGTGTAGACGTTTATTCGCTTGAGGTTGTTCATGTTCCAACGCCAGGAGGTTGCACGATTAACTCAGTTAATTCTAATCTGATACTTTTCTCGTCCTGCGTGGAAGCAGTATTTTCTCGTTTCCCGTTTTACTCCTATGAGACAGTAGAAGAACTTGGGGAAAGAGTCGCGGAATCGTTACGGGAGGAGTTATCGAGGATTGACTCCTCGGTAGGTGAGCATAATGGCTTCTGGGAAACTTTCCTCGATGATGTAGCTATCGGCGACTATGCCGATGAGGAGTATGAGCGTGCAGGGTAA
- a CDS encoding ricin-type beta-trefoil lectin domain protein: MTLLTSPVPAVAAPTPTAPSAISATASTDLFDDDGLPTDMAQKVEAAREIEIEPDGTWLALSDRNFVFKIWQNSANYPLVRNAAELALTADEEIIEAVCKAFIVVGIFDAKKADDAKKIADETAARQARDLRRAAYAAAGLTIDTDGRMLLLSERDAVYEIFTKAPGNRVKAAADAALRAGGGALHTFLASGVMTAADQDVQDAIKAAEDQGKEEQERIAREGAMQAAAAVLGVVADAGKLAMANDDFIRWIWETVDRMNRPEISAAAERALRSSDRTVWREFITTGIHTANKADLDRQLAEAEAADRRSIESIKSRAIADGADNLVTAATQALIGDRRVVSDFLLLGQHQVAPDEANRPSKGSWEWRNANSDQCLAIRGGSTGDGSPLQQSNCTHAGDQLWIGMRVYNTGGRYRLISAKDRTKCISVTNAAFVVRTCDGKADQYFSYKKVGGNYIWINEQVNRAITVQGASRDAGAPAITGEVTDSASQQWFATSTALTPGQRLEEARVLHSQAGHTANLQGDGNFVVYKGQRPGWATNTTTGVRLLNQMDGNLVLYRADNTPLWASNTAGNGPSTLLLQDDGNLVLYSNKDGKAVWYSNTLDLPVISYLNGKCADVPNSTFQPGTKLQMYTCNGSPAQKWMIINEALVSSNNQCAEVAGGAKTNGTAVQLGACDGGGAQRFWVDSSGRLVNPQSNKCVEIAGSATGDGAKLQISDCTTKNNQKWRRQ; encoded by the coding sequence GTGACGCTGCTCACGAGCCCGGTTCCTGCCGTTGCGGCACCTACGCCCACCGCCCCATCGGCAATTTCGGCGACCGCGAGCACTGATCTTTTCGATGATGACGGCTTGCCGACTGACATGGCGCAGAAAGTCGAAGCGGCCCGCGAGATTGAAATCGAACCTGACGGAACATGGCTCGCTCTGAGCGACCGAAACTTCGTCTTCAAAATCTGGCAGAATTCGGCTAACTATCCGCTTGTTCGTAACGCTGCGGAACTCGCCTTGACCGCCGATGAGGAAATCATCGAAGCTGTCTGCAAAGCGTTCATTGTGGTCGGTATTTTCGACGCCAAGAAGGCCGACGACGCGAAGAAAATCGCCGACGAGACGGCTGCCCGGCAGGCACGCGACCTCCGGCGTGCTGCCTACGCTGCTGCAGGACTCACCATCGACACTGACGGGCGCATGCTGCTGCTGTCCGAACGCGACGCGGTGTACGAGATCTTCACCAAGGCTCCCGGTAATCGGGTGAAGGCGGCAGCTGATGCCGCTCTCCGGGCGGGCGGGGGTGCTTTGCACACCTTCCTGGCATCCGGCGTGATGACTGCCGCCGACCAGGACGTACAGGACGCGATCAAGGCCGCCGAGGATCAGGGCAAGGAGGAGCAGGAACGCATCGCCCGTGAAGGAGCGATGCAAGCCGCGGCTGCGGTACTGGGCGTCGTCGCCGATGCCGGCAAGCTCGCCATGGCCAACGACGATTTCATCCGGTGGATCTGGGAAACAGTCGACAGGATGAACCGGCCGGAAATCAGCGCCGCCGCCGAACGTGCCCTGCGCAGTAGCGACCGGACCGTCTGGCGGGAATTCATCACCACCGGCATCCACACCGCCAACAAGGCCGACCTTGATCGGCAGCTGGCCGAGGCGGAAGCCGCCGACCGCCGTTCGATCGAGTCGATCAAGAGCCGCGCCATCGCCGACGGCGCCGACAACCTGGTCACGGCAGCGACCCAGGCCCTCATCGGCGACCGGCGAGTCGTCAGTGACTTCCTCCTGCTCGGGCAGCACCAGGTCGCCCCCGATGAGGCCAACCGGCCGAGCAAGGGCAGCTGGGAGTGGCGTAACGCCAACTCCGACCAGTGCCTGGCCATCAGAGGCGGCAGCACCGGCGACGGCTCACCCTTACAGCAGAGCAACTGCACCCACGCCGGCGACCAGTTGTGGATCGGGATGCGCGTCTACAACACCGGCGGCCGCTACCGACTGATCAGCGCCAAGGACCGCACCAAATGCATAAGTGTCACCAACGCCGCGTTCGTCGTGCGAACCTGCGACGGCAAAGCCGACCAGTACTTCTCCTACAAGAAGGTCGGCGGCAACTACATCTGGATCAACGAGCAAGTTAACCGCGCGATCACCGTCCAGGGCGCCAGCCGCGACGCCGGCGCACCCGCCATCACCGGCGAGGTCACCGACAGCGCCAGCCAGCAGTGGTTCGCCACCAGCACCGCGCTCACCCCGGGCCAGCGGCTGGAAGAGGCCCGGGTACTGCACTCCCAGGCCGGGCACACCGCGAATCTGCAAGGTGACGGCAACTTCGTGGTCTACAAGGGCCAGCGCCCAGGGTGGGCCACCAACACAACCACGGGTGTGCGCCTGCTCAACCAGATGGACGGCAACCTCGTCCTCTACCGTGCCGACAACACCCCCCTGTGGGCATCCAACACCGCAGGCAACGGCCCCAGCACGCTGCTGCTGCAGGACGACGGCAACCTGGTGCTCTACAGCAACAAGGACGGCAAAGCCGTCTGGTACTCCAACACCCTAGACCTGCCGGTCATCAGCTACCTCAACGGCAAGTGCGCAGACGTGCCCAACTCAACCTTCCAGCCGGGCACCAAGCTGCAGATGTACACCTGTAACGGCTCGCCAGCGCAGAAATGGATGATCATCAACGAGGCGCTGGTGAGCTCCAACAACCAGTGCGCCGAGGTCGCCGGAGGCGCGAAGACCAACGGCACCGCTGTGCAACTCGGCGCGTGCGACGGCGGCGGCGCCCAGCGATTCTGGGTCGACAGCAGCGGACGACTGGTGAACCCGCAGTCGAACAAGTGCGTCGAGATCGCCGGCAGCGCCACCGGCGACGGCGCCAAGCTGCAGATCTCCGACTGCACCACCAAGAACAACCAGAAATGGCGCAGGCAGTAG
- a CDS encoding Imm1 family immunity protein, with translation MANSDAAVIEARYRKEHADNPAMLSSVEDVDRFVDALRDGSAGENLAQLHSLSRPLLSSGCPDHELLVGVNGASNVGMLAWMDASGNFATLGVSEQQARGTYSIMGEWTEFPEDVEVPLEVIRQAVKDFLISEGRPTCVEWQTE, from the coding sequence ATGGCGAATAGTGATGCGGCAGTGATTGAGGCGCGCTACAGGAAGGAACACGCGGATAATCCCGCGATGCTGTCTTCTGTGGAGGACGTAGACAGGTTCGTGGATGCGCTGCGCGATGGATCCGCGGGGGAGAACCTTGCTCAACTGCATTCTTTGAGTCGCCCCCTTCTTTCCTCCGGGTGTCCTGATCATGAATTGCTCGTGGGAGTCAACGGGGCATCGAATGTCGGTATGCTGGCATGGATGGACGCCAGTGGCAATTTCGCGACGCTAGGGGTGTCGGAACAGCAGGCGCGTGGAACGTACTCCATCATGGGTGAGTGGACAGAATTCCCTGAAGATGTAGAGGTTCCTCTTGAGGTTATCCGCCAAGCGGTTAAGGATTTCTTGATATCGGAGGGGCGCCCGACCTGCGTGGAATG
- a CDS encoding helix-turn-helix domain-containing protein: MAPHRASPTRAQDRGATASSLSTQSLSSTSRPTRTPNTAYSTALCATSAETRGRPTRSAAGDIQLRPSSTAARKRQQTRPAQQHRTFPEATQSIAKKENILTPQIRHDTDNASSPHRPKRHQAAEVPSTRQRIPASDRPRVLAMVKELYVQQGKPIRKIAAELDRSYGLVHRMLKDELGVQMRPRGGQHPIHRRSAADRATE; this comes from the coding sequence GTGGCGCCGCACCGCGCCTCTCCCACCCGCGCCCAAGACCGCGGCGCCACCGCTTCGTCACTGTCCACCCAGTCGCTGTCCTCAACTTCTCGACCCACAAGAACACCCAATACGGCGTACTCAACGGCGCTGTGCGCCACGTCGGCGGAAACCCGAGGAAGACCCACTCGATCAGCCGCAGGCGACATACAGCTTCGGCCCAGCTCTACAGCTGCGAGAAAGAGACAACAGACAAGACCAGCGCAGCAACATCGCACCTTCCCCGAAGCCACGCAATCCATCGCCAAAAAGGAGAACATCTTGACGCCCCAAATCCGTCACGATACGGACAACGCCTCATCCCCGCACCGGCCCAAACGACATCAAGCCGCAGAAGTTCCCTCAACACGGCAACGGATCCCCGCCAGCGACCGACCCCGCGTACTCGCAATGGTCAAGGAACTCTACGTCCAACAAGGCAAGCCAATCCGGAAGATCGCCGCCGAGCTGGACCGCTCCTACGGGCTGGTGCACCGGATGCTCAAGGACGAACTCGGCGTGCAGATGCGGCCGCGTGGCGGCCAACACCCGATCCACCGCAGAAGCGCCGCCGACCGCGCCACCGAATGA
- a CDS encoding GNAT family N-acetyltransferase, protein MNTADVTVRLAGTDDLNDVALLLAAAFEDGDYANWLVPDKVARHLMYPPYFTLLLEPAIEHGQIELTSDGAAAAVWYRLCGPPPAPTDYEQRLTDICGARTAWFKRLDAALERHHPRDTSHDYLAFLAVRPGRQRQGRGSQLLKHHHTLVDAAGLPCYLEATGPANADLYERHGYHRHEPFPLASSGPSAHPMMRPAAPVVALPAADSSTSSRPV, encoded by the coding sequence ATGAACACCGCTGACGTCACGGTCCGACTAGCGGGAACCGATGATCTCAACGACGTGGCGCTCCTCCTCGCCGCAGCGTTCGAGGACGGCGACTACGCAAACTGGCTGGTCCCTGACAAGGTGGCACGCCACCTCATGTATCCGCCGTACTTCACGCTGCTGCTCGAACCCGCGATCGAGCACGGCCAAATCGAACTCACCAGCGACGGCGCAGCCGCCGCCGTCTGGTACCGGCTCTGCGGGCCGCCACCGGCACCCACGGACTACGAGCAGCGGCTGACCGACATCTGCGGCGCCCGCACCGCCTGGTTCAAACGCTTAGACGCGGCCCTGGAACGGCACCACCCACGGGACACCTCGCACGACTACCTGGCGTTCCTCGCCGTACGACCCGGGCGGCAACGGCAAGGACGCGGCAGCCAGCTGCTGAAACACCACCACACACTCGTCGACGCCGCCGGGCTGCCCTGCTACCTGGAGGCAACCGGCCCCGCAAACGCCGACCTCTACGAGCGTCACGGATATCACCGGCACGAGCCATTCCCCCTCGCCAGCAGTGGCCCGTCCGCCCATCCGATGATGCGACCCGCGGCACCGGTCGTCGCCCTACCCGCTGCCGACAGCTCGACCAGCAGCCGACCTGTCTGA
- a CDS encoding IS5 family transposase, with the protein MTERRAYPSDLSDARWALIEPRLSAWRQARTDARTQLGIKGRVPTHDLREIFNAILYVNRTGIAWRYLPHDFPPHATVYGYFALWSKEGIFTELNYNLTGLVRDHHGRTVEPTAAIMDTQSIKTSTNVPLETQGIDAGKKIAGRKRGIITDTLGLLLAVLVTAANVSDNVIGNDLLDQATATYPTLAKTWVDAGFKVKTVEHGATLGVDVEIVTKDPQVKGFSVTKRRWVVERTLGWLMHHRRLARDYETLPGNSESMITLAMIDNLARRLTDENTPTWRDPQIR; encoded by the coding sequence ATGACCGAACGACGCGCATACCCATCCGACTTGTCCGACGCTCGCTGGGCCCTGATCGAGCCGCGCCTGAGCGCCTGGCGCCAGGCCCGCACCGACGCCCGAACCCAGCTCGGCATCAAGGGCCGCGTCCCCACCCACGACCTGCGCGAGATCTTCAATGCGATCCTCTACGTCAACCGCACCGGCATCGCCTGGCGCTACCTGCCCCACGACTTTCCTCCACATGCGACGGTCTACGGCTACTTCGCCTTATGGAGCAAGGAAGGGATCTTCACCGAACTCAACTACAACCTCACCGGACTCGTCCGCGACCACCACGGCCGCACCGTCGAGCCCACCGCAGCGATCATGGACACCCAAAGCATCAAGACATCCACGAACGTGCCGCTCGAAACCCAGGGCATCGACGCCGGCAAGAAGATCGCCGGCCGCAAACGCGGCATCATCACCGACACCCTCGGCTTACTGCTCGCTGTGCTCGTCACCGCCGCCAACGTCAGCGACAACGTGATCGGCAACGACCTGCTCGACCAGGCCACCGCCACCTACCCCACTCTGGCCAAGACCTGGGTCGATGCCGGTTTCAAGGTCAAAACCGTCGAACACGGCGCCACACTCGGCGTCGACGTCGAGATCGTCACCAAAGACCCACAGGTCAAAGGCTTCAGCGTCACCAAACGGCGCTGGGTCGTCGAGCGCACCCTCGGCTGGCTCATGCACCACCGCCGACTCGCCCGCGACTACGAAACCCTGCCCGGCAACTCCGAATCCATGATCACCCTCGCCATGATCGACAATCTCGCCCGCCGGCTCACGGACGAAAACACCCCAACCTGGCGAGACCCCCAAATCAGATAG